One window of the Flavobacteriales bacterium genome contains the following:
- a CDS encoding T9SS type A sorting domain-containing protein, whose protein sequence is MKKITLFMGLVLATTVSFSQVVVKLTSVPCNTGLEGTYPFQYAGNLDGSSTDWGLPNIFDGNNAVSGPLEMINDGTPGIVTGVGTPPLNNVPLSALGCDTNGNITQDLTGKIAVVYRGTCQFGLKALNAQKRGAIGVIIINHTGDAVGMAGGTYGTRVTIPVVQIGRVAGDDLYLALNTCAPGTVTAFIGSKVGVFTNDMGSSIADIVMTESSTVPADLAIPTALDLGFFAFNYGVNAQNGVTASVVVKKDGSTIHTNTSAPLNFVAPAGTVIDSQYFDLGQITLPSTANGVTVDVANYEFTYTLNIVSTDEDPADNMFKFNYRVTNNEDIFAKSTTNAAGIPVHSTAYSLNETTTQYDDWEACINYRGPYTGNVTGMYFTGLPVGSNIDFEVVEIRAYRWTEAGYTNLSVAAPTFAALNQEASGTYFWDHSSNGNLEGQMVYQEFDSPFDLSTVAGAANLKGVLFCVYNASDSVRIGFDTKVDYSMTVNNYLQPISPVKTLANGAAARWYAAGFGYDATAAIAAKFDVATSVKNDVASNVVASPYPNPAANLLRVPVRNGVKGDVTIEVYDLLGKLVISEKQTIGNEALRVNVASISNGAYVFNLTFADGSKDTFKVSVNR, encoded by the coding sequence ATGAAAAAAATTACTCTATTTATGGGGTTAGTTTTAGCGACTACAGTGAGTTTCTCACAAGTAGTAGTTAAATTAACTTCAGTACCTTGTAATACAGGGTTAGAAGGTACGTATCCTTTTCAATACGCAGGTAATCTCGATGGATCATCAACTGATTGGGGGTTGCCAAATATTTTTGATGGAAACAATGCAGTTTCTGGTCCATTAGAAATGATTAATGATGGAACACCAGGAATCGTAACAGGCGTTGGTACGCCTCCCTTAAACAATGTGCCCTTGTCAGCTTTAGGTTGTGATACTAATGGCAATATTACTCAAGATTTAACAGGAAAGATAGCTGTTGTTTATCGAGGAACTTGTCAATTTGGGTTAAAAGCATTAAATGCCCAAAAAAGAGGAGCAATAGGTGTTATTATTATTAATCATACTGGTGATGCCGTAGGTATGGCTGGAGGTACTTATGGTACTAGAGTTACAATTCCTGTTGTTCAAATTGGTAGAGTTGCTGGTGATGACTTATATTTAGCACTTAATACTTGTGCTCCAGGAACTGTTACAGCTTTTATTGGATCTAAAGTAGGAGTATTTACTAATGATATGGGGTCTAGTATTGCGGATATAGTTATGACTGAATCTTCAACAGTTCCAGCTGATTTAGCAATACCAACAGCATTAGACTTGGGTTTTTTTGCTTTTAACTATGGAGTTAATGCTCAAAATGGTGTAACTGCATCAGTGGTGGTTAAAAAAGACGGATCTACAATCCATACTAATACTTCAGCACCATTAAACTTTGTTGCACCTGCAGGCACTGTAATTGATTCTCAGTATTTTGATCTAGGTCAAATTACATTGCCAAGTACTGCTAATGGAGTTACTGTTGATGTTGCTAATTATGAATTTACTTATACTTTAAACATTGTTTCGACTGATGAAGATCCAGCTGATAATATGTTTAAATTTAACTACAGAGTAACAAATAATGAAGATATCTTTGCAAAATCAACGACCAACGCTGCAGGCATACCTGTTCATTCTACCGCTTACTCTTTAAATGAAACAACAACTCAATATGATGATTGGGAAGCTTGTATCAATTACCGAGGTCCATATACAGGTAATGTAACAGGTATGTATTTTACTGGCTTACCTGTTGGTTCAAATATTGATTTCGAAGTTGTTGAAATTAGAGCATATAGATGGACAGAAGCTGGATATACTAATTTAAGTGTTGCTGCACCTACGTTTGCTGCTTTAAATCAAGAAGCGAGTGGTACTTATTTTTGGGATCATTCATCTAACGGAAATTTAGAAGGACAAATGGTTTATCAAGAATTTGACTCTCCGTTTGATTTGTCTACTGTTGCTGGTGCTGCTAACTTGAAAGGAGTTTTATTTTGTGTATACAATGCTTCAGATTCTGTAAGAATAGGTTTTGATACTAAAGTAGATTATTCGATGACGGTAAATAATTACTTACAACCAATATCTCCAGTTAAGACATTAGCAAATGGTGCAGCTGCTAGATGGTATGCTGCCGGTTTTGGGTATGACGCAACAGCAGCAATAGCTGCTAAATTTGATGTTGCTACTTCTGTAAAGAATGATGTAGCTTCAAATGTTGTTGCTTCCCCTTATCCTAATCCAGCTGCTAACTTGTTGAGAGTTCCAGTAAGAAATGGTGTTAAAGGTGATGTGACTATTGAAGTTTATGATTTATTAGGTAAGTTAGTAATTTCTGAAAAACAAACCATTGGA